One genomic segment of Arachis duranensis cultivar V14167 chromosome 4, aradu.V14167.gnm2.J7QH, whole genome shotgun sequence includes these proteins:
- the LOC107482439 gene encoding 36.4 kDa proline-rich protein — MGNYVVTTILILLFNFSTLINLVISCPYCPYPTPKPPKHHDHPKLPPKHPPRVKPPIHKPPKHNNPTPTTPCPPPKSPKPRPPYVPKPPVIVHPPYVPKPPYVPKPPVVRPPYVPKPPVVTPPYVPKPPVVTPPYVPKPPVVTPPYVPKPPIVTPPYVPKPPVVTPPYVPKPPVVTPPYVPKPPVVTPPYVPTPSPPYVPKPSPPVVTPPYTPRPPIIVHPPYVPLPPVVPTPPIISPPPYVPTPPVVTPPTPPSETPCPPPPPPAQPTCPIDSLKLGACVDVLGGLIHIGIGGSAKQTCCPVLEGLLDLDAAVCLCTTIRAKLLNINIIIPIALQLLIDCGKTPPDGFKCSPN; from the coding sequence ATGGGGAACTATGTTGTAACTACCATACTCATTCTTCTCTTCAATTTCAGCACTCTAATCAACCTTGTCATCTCTTGTCCGTACTGTCCATACCCAACTCCAAAGCCTCCAAAGCACCACGACCATCCAAAACTCCCACCCAAACATCCTCCAAGAGTGAAGCCCCCAATTCACAAACCACCAAAGCACAATAACCCTACTCCTACCACTCCATGTCCACCACCAAAGTCACCAAAACCAAGACCTCCCTATGTCCCCAAGCCTCCAGTAATAGTGCACCCACCCTACGTCCCAAAACCACCATATGTACCTAAGCCACCGGTTGTTAGACCACCATATGTACCAAAGCCACCGGTTGTAACTCCACCATATGTACCAAAGCCACCAGTTGTAACTCCACCATATGTACCAAAGCCACCGGTTGTAACTCCACCATATGTACCAAAGCCACCGATTGTGACACCACCATATGTACCAAAGCCACCGGTGGTTACACCACCATATGTGCCGAAACCGCCGGTTGTGACACCGCCATATGTACCAAAGCCACCAGTGGTTACACCACCTTATGTTCCTACACCATCACCACCATATGTACCAAAACCATCTCCACCAGTTGTGACACCACCATACACACCAAGGCCGCCCATTATTGTTCATCCTCCGTACGTCCCGTTGCCACCAGTTGTACCCACACCGCCCATCATCTCACCTCCTCCATATGTACCGACGCCACCGGTGGTTACACCACCAACGCCACCAAGTGAAACACCGTGTCCGCCACCGCCACCGCCGGCGCAACCAACATGCCCCATAGACTCGTTGAAGCTTGGTGCCTGTGTGGACGTTCTTGGCGGACTGATACACATCGGAATCGGAGGAAGTGCTAAACAAACATGCTGTCCGGTGCTTGAAGGGCTTCTGGACCTTGATGCTGCTGTGTGTCTCTGCACTACAATCAGGGCGAAGCttctcaacatcaacatcatcatcccCATCGCTCTTCAGCTCCTCATTGATTGTGGAAAGACTCCGCCAGATGGATTCAAGTGCTCACcaaattaa